In Dysidea avara chromosome 6, odDysAvar1.4, whole genome shotgun sequence, the genomic stretch tgtagggccggttttgcaatattagtcctaaattacgcaacatctctcaatagatttgtattgcattacgtgataaaaaatctttaggagtcgttatagttttcttgcgacctcgctaaaataaaaaagtaaccatcgcaaaataaaaaataggcgtattttactttatttctctaccttatgttacaactattgtcacgttataccagtcaacatagtcaaaatagtcgtgtttgtatggtccatctagcactgacattatccaatcctggtttgcctatacgcgtattttcttcaatcaatctctaatccctacaataacttttaaagacacgacgtggacacaaactctaatgcctgataaacaagttgtgacagcgtgctgaaccgtaagttccctagggatggcgttttaagcagaaatcttttaaattccatttagtaccacaccccatgcgagcgtttataaatcgccagttgtcttatggtttgaagaacaaaatcactagcgaaggtgctttaagcatactcttcaattctctatttacatgtaatttttaatagattatccacaaaggccggtaaggtgaatacaaaaggtaacaagcctttaggggttaccacctctatgtagtatgtaccatgtagcttgtgttgtggctttcattaagtattatgcacacacaaatggtgcaacaaaattttgtaatggattgctcgaatgtggttggtggtgttgtggctcgaatgtggttcgtggtttgccagtgaccatgtatgagttggggttggtccacacaacttacacaatattcaaatttcatgatggccatgataatttcttgccatatggtaaacatacaacaatgtgtaacaacgttaattaacatcacatcaagacttgactaaaaatagttccaacaatagtgatgatttcttgtatgtcagcatgacgatactgagacctgtaaaagaataagcaggcactgaagttaaccttaaattaaacactcatgcaactgacctggaacatcggtcgcaacaccaaaaacacttgtttcgatatctgatgacacaatctagcaggcactgaattaaaagagaatgtacaaaaaatcaatatgccgggctgtgtcaataatagtatggataatcaaaatgaacaaaaattatatcccaggctaagtgaatgaataacataactgttgggtaagcatgttaaaccagaacattaggacattagtcaaaccagaacattaggacattagtcaaacaaaagtacgctatcacaacttggtcataatacaatgtttgtaccactggatttcacactggttgcccaaaaattgtgccattctgggacaacagcataatattatgaaacaaatagttactacaacacagaaggcttactgttgcactgtctacactgatataccataatttaaaaacataacaggtgggcattaaatacaatacacttaatatctgggtactaggaaaaaatcactaacatcacaacatgtaaactgacctggaaattaacacccttgatgccactacagtctacactggatacttgttcgaacccatcaacactatgcctgatacatctgagtagattgacctgcaaattcacatcactagtatacagtgataattgataactgcaaaaacaacaattgcaataatacaattcttctgcacgtcaactgacctgaaattcatgacactcaataccgagacctgtaaaagaataagcaggcactgaagtcaaccttaaattaaacacacatgcaaactgacctggaacatcggtcgcaacaccaaagacatctgtttcgatatctgacaaaacaatccagcaggcactgaattaaaaagagaatgtgcaaaaaatcaatatgccaggctgtaccaataaaggatgaataatcaaaatgaactaaaaatatatatcccatatgcaagttaagtgagtaacataactgtttggtaagcatgtaaaccggaacatttggtcattagtcaaacaaaagtacgctatcacaaactggtcactgataattgataactacaaaaagaacaattgcaataatacaattcctctgaatgtcaactgacctgaaattcatgacacctgtatctttgttcctgcatggtctcatctttgttcctgcatggtctcaacttacatatgtaccatgatcacattcaactgctagtggataaaccagtatgaccagatggcctgcaaaaaccaacaagcaggtgttaaatacaatacacatacctaaagcctggaatatgaaaaatattataagcattattccacactgatatagtaatagattataggatgttgtggaacttgcctaaacgtgtaaacttgaacatgaggacagccgcataatctggacacttggaattgtccaatacctgatgaactgcaagtaggtactaatgacatttacttcaacattttatcccagctgggtgaatctcttgtaactgagtaaaaaggtgtttattttccacctgcaaccacaattctacatttctgtggttgggtgtacataaactgacctggaaaatcagtatgccataggggtatggaaatggttcctttccttctgttgtgacattacttacagctgactggtaaatgatcatcgatgtccccatggaccccaacaatgagtataccaacaatttcacaagttggaatgaatttcctttcaacatctggtggacaggtccaaaaaccctatcgcacaaacacggtgaatcagtgtgtggcgatgtgacatgttgcacaaacttcactcctcgtttcgttagcattcaagaccggcatatatcatagagtccctcagtgttcttgactcttactttttcaagagttgctcaagcgatgtagtttctcacaaggggctcgagtttctcagtaaagtcgagccgattaaagtacgcctcaccatccagttacattcttaaaccattcaatttaaaaccacgtatcatgagtgtccgcttaaggtaattagggactttccacgagatttcccctaaatagatcacgtgttagttgtcaatctggtggattctggtggtatacatggttcaacaatgcggtaattgtagtataagctgtcaatgaataattgtttgtacactactaaactaagttatttttgtgtgataagcatgcttgaggaagggtctgggggatgagactaatgttttgacagcagttgatggacagcagttgatgatggccaggcaaagaactgcgagaagaactactatgatagtatgatagtagggaaaaattcccacccctatagctctgcctagggcattaactagcattatctacagctactgtattatgttgctgtctacagctactgtattattttgctgatatgtacatgaaggccaagaataaaggtgaaagtggtagtaaggctcaatcctattattctgctgaacaggcaagggagtctgggactctggggaca encodes the following:
- the LOC136258561 gene encoding uncharacterized protein isoform X1, whose product is MRPCRNKDTGVMNFSACWIVLSDIETDVFGVATDVPGLGIECHEFQVNLLRCIRHSVDGFEQVSSVDCSGIKGVNFQCLLDCVIRYRNKCFWCCDRCSRSQYRHADIQEIITIVGTIFSQVLM
- the LOC136258561 gene encoding uncharacterized protein isoform X2, whose translation is MSLVLRPMFQVSVLSVMNFSYQLSLYTSDVNLQVNLLRCIRHSVDGFEQVSSVDCSGIKGVNFQCLLDCVIRYRNKCFWCCDRCSRSQYRHADIQEIITIVGTIFSQVLM